The Henckelia pumila isolate YLH828 chromosome 2, ASM3356847v2, whole genome shotgun sequence genome includes a window with the following:
- the LOC140881184 gene encoding ferritin-2, chloroplastic: MILNVSQPAFGLLNSNGENVGALFSSASSFAVSNRRNANGCVVCASKQANNKPLTGVVFEPFEEVKKELMLVPNVPQASLARQKYADESEAAVNEQINVEYNVSYVYHALYAYFDRDNVALKGLAKFFKESSEEEREHAEKFMQYQNKRGGKVKLQSILMPLSEFDHAEKGDALYAMELALSLEKLTNEKLLNLHAVATHNHDVQLTDFIESEFLAEQVESIKKISEYVAQLRRVGKGHGVWHFDQMLLQEEEAVA; this comes from the exons ATGATTCTGAACGTTTCTCAGCCTGCTTTTGGTTTGTTGAATTCCAACGGAGAGAACGTGGGCGCCCTCTTCTCATCGGCTTCTTCCTTCGCCGTTTCGAACCGGAGGAATGCAAACGGATGCGTTGTGTGCGCATCGAAGCAGGCGAATAACAAGCCCTTAACGGGTGTCGTTTTTGAGCCTTTTGAAGAGGTGAAGAAGGAGCTCATGCTCGTGCCTAATGTTCCTCAAGCTTCTCTTGCTCGACAGAAGTACGCTGATGAGTCTGAGGCAGCTGTCAACGAGCAAATCAA TGTGGAGTACAATGTTTCGTACGTGTACCATGCTTTGTATGCCTACTTCGATCGAGATAACGTTGCTTTGAAGGGTCTGGCGAA ATTTTTCAAGGAGTCTAGCGAAGAAGAAAGAGAACACGCGGAAAAGTTTATGCAATACCAG AACAAGCGAGGTGGTAAAGTGAAGCTGCAATCGATCTTGATGCCATTGTCAGAGTTTGATCATGCTGAGAAAGGAGATGCGTTATATG CAATGGAGCTTGCTTTGTCTTTGGAGAAGTTGACAAATGAGAAGCTTCTGAATTTGCATGCT GTGGCCACCCATAACCATGATGTGCAGTTGACCGACTTCATTGAGAGCGAGTTCTTGGCTGAGCAG GTGGAATCTATcaagaagatatcagaatacgTAGCACAGCTGAGACGAGTGGGCAAAGGACACG GAGTGTGGCACTTTGACCAGATGCTGCTTCAGGAAGAGGAAGCTGTTGCTTAA
- the LOC140883255 gene encoding abscisic acid receptor PYL4-like, with protein sequence MMPVWTTPPVSGNVSMPENASSHHAHAIGSNQCCSAVVQSIDAPLDTVWSLVRRFDEPQAYKLFVKSCHVILGGGGVGTLRDVRVVSGLPAESSTERLEVLDEERHVLSFSIIGGDNRLNNYRSVTTLHAAPPPKAGGGGGTGTTVVESYVVDVPQGNTDEETCAFVDTILRCNLRSLAQIALNLTKN encoded by the coding sequence ATGATGCCCGTGTGGACTACTCCACCAGTCTCCGGCAATGTGTCAATGCCGGAAAACGCTTCGAGCCACCACGCTCACGCGATAGGGTCGAACCAGTGCTGTTCGGCGGTGGTGCAATCGATCGACGCGCCTCTGGACACCGTGTGGTCGCTGGTCCGCCGCTTCGACGAGCCGCAGGCGTACAAGCTCTTCGTGAAAAGCTGCCACGTCATCCTCGGAGGCGGCGGGGTGGGCACTCTCCGGGACGTGCGCGTGGTGTCCGGTCTCCCGGCGGAGTCCAGCACGGAGAGGCTCGAAGTCTTGGACGAAGAGAGGCACGTCTTGAGTTTCAGCATCATCGGCGGTGACAACCGGTTGAACAACTATCGATCGGTCACGACCCTCCATGCAGCGCCGCCGCCTAAGGCCGGCGGAGGCGGCGGAACTGGAACCACCGTCGTAGAATCGTATGTTGTTGATGTGCCTCAAGGGAATACCGATGAAGAAACGTGTGCCTTTGTTGATACCATTTTGAGGTGCAATCTTCGTTCTTTGGCCCAAATCGCACTCAATTtgacaaaaaattaa
- the LOC140881994 gene encoding DEAD-box ATP-dependent RNA helicase 18 — MADNANPNKALTSTRFSDLTPPLSQSVVEALNREAFEFCTPVQAATIPLLCSYKDVAVDAATGSGKTLAFVIPLVEILRRASAPKPHQVMGVIISPTRELSSQIFKVAEPFISTLPNVSPMLLVGGAEVKADVKKIEDEGANLLIGTPGRLYDIMERMDILDFRSLEILILDEADRLLDMGFQKQINSIISRLPKLRRTGLFSATQTEAVEELSKAGLRNPVRVEVRTEAKRSNDSLSSQQITSAKTPSGLHIEYLECEADQKPCQLIDLLVKNKTRKLIIYFMTCACVDYWGTVLPCLSVLKDLSLIALHGKMKQAAREKALALFTSLSSGILLCTDVAARGLDIPGVDCIIQYDPPQDPNVFVHRVGRTARMGREGSAIVFLLPKEEAYIEFLRLRRVPLEGTKCSDEAPDVIPQIRAAAKRDRDIMEKGLRAFVSYVRAYKEHHCSYIFRWKELEIGKLGMGFGLLQLPSMPEVKHYSLSVEGFVPVEDLNLDEIKFKDKSREKQRKKNLVAKRAAKELEQKQKKPKAVTNPTAPVMRKKTAKQRRATQSAEDADELANEYRLLKKLKKGKIDENEYAKLTGTENLL, encoded by the exons ATGGCAGATAACGCAAACCCAAACAAGGCCTTAACCAGTACAAGGTTTTCAGACCTAACACCGCCTCTGTCCCAATCGGTGGTAGAGGCCCTAAATCGGGAAGCCTTCGAGTTTTGCACCCCGGTTCAAGCCGCCACTATCCCCTTGCTCTGCAGCTACAAGGATGTGGCTGTCGACGCCGCTACTGGCTCCGGCAAAACCCTGGCCTTCGTTATACCCCTTGTCGAAATCCTCCGCCGTGCTTCTGCTCCTAAACCACACCAG GTGATGGGAGTAATTATTTCTCCTACGAGGGAGCTGTCCTCGCAGATATTTAAGGTTGCGGAGCCATTTATTTCCACTTTGCCAAATGTGAGCCCCATGCTGTTAGTTGGAGGAGCGGAAGTGAAAGCTGATGTGAAGAAGATAGAAGATGAAGGAGCAAATTTGTTGATTGGGACACCTGGAAGATTGTATGATATCATGGAGCGGATGGATATATTGGATTTTCGCAGCCTCGAG ATACTTATTTTAGATGAAGCTGATAGGCTGTTAGATATGGGATTCCAGAAGCAGATAAATTCTATCATATCTCGCTTACCAAAGCTTCGTAGAACTGGTCTCTTTTCAGCTACACAAACCGAGGCAGTTGAAGAGCTATCTAAGGCAGGACTGCGGAACCCTGTAAGGGTTGAAGTTCGAACTGAAGCAAAAAGGTCAAATGATTCACTATCATCTCAACAAATTACCTCTGCGAAAACACCTTCAGGACTGCATATTGAG TATCTTGAATGTGAAGCAGACCAGAAACCTTGCCAGCTTATTGATCTCCTTGTTAAGAATAAAACTCGAAAATTGATAAT CTATTTCATGACTTGTGCATGTGTGGATTACTGGGGCACTGTACTACCATGCCTTTCTGTTCTCAAGGATTTATCTTTAATCGCTCTTCATGGAAAGATGAAGCAG GCTGCAAGAGAGAAAGCATTAGCCTTATTCACGTCTTTGTCCAGTGGCATTCTTCTTTGCACCGATGTAGCTGCACGTGGACTTGACATTCCCGGTGTTGACTGTATTATACAG tATGACCCTCCTCAGGACCCGAATGTGTTTGTGCACAGAGTTGGTCGAACTGCTAGGATGGGACGAGAAGGAAGTGCAATTGTCTTCTTGTTGCCTAag GAGGAAGCCTATATAGAGTTCCTTAGATTAAGGAGAGTTCCACTTGAAGGTACAAAATGCTCTGATGAAGCTCCTGACGTAATTCCTCAG ATTCGTGCTGCTGCTAAAAGAGACCGCGACATCATGGAAAAAGGACTCCGAGCTTTTGTATCTTATGTCCGCGCCTATAAAGAACATCACTGTTCTTATATCTTCAG ATGGAAAGAACTTGAAATTGGGAAGTTGGGTATGGGATTTGGCTTGTTGCAGCTCCCTTCGATGCCTGAAGTGAAGCATTACTCTCTTTCAGTTGAAGGTTTTGTCCCAGTTGAAGATCTAAACCTGGACGAAATCAAATTCAA GGATAAATCTCGTGAGAAACAACGAAAGAAAAACTTGGTAGCAAAGAGAGCTGCGAAAGAGCTagaacaaaaacaaaagaaaccGAAAGCTGTCACAAATCCTACTGCCCCTGTTATGAGGAAGAAAACAGCCAAGCAACGTCGTGCTACTCAGTCAGCCGAAGACGCAGATGAGCTGGCCAACGAGTATAGACTGCTGAAGAAGCTAAAAAAGGGCAAGATCGATGAAAATGAATATGCAAAACTAACTGGAACAGAAAATCTGCTTTAA